The following coding sequences are from one Pseudonocardia sp. EC080619-01 window:
- a CDS encoding serine/threonine-protein kinase, whose translation MDGAFTAGTVFGDFEIRGRLGAGGMGEVFRAFDHRHGGEVALKVLSAHLAGDRVTVERFRREARAAFELRDPHVVPVHGYGEIDGRLYLSMRLIDGEDLARLLARRAPLPAARAAGIVRQAAHALDAAHAAGLVHRDVKPANLLVVEARDDFTYLVDFGIARVVGPEPTAPTALTATGATVGTLGYLAPERLRSSDAAVDGRADVYSLTCVLFEMLTGRQPFPGTDPAAVLSAHLVTPPPRVTALRPDLAPGWDEVVARGMAKDPGDRPATAGALAAQVQALVEAAPVAPPPTRPEVPPPTLRDDDRDPWIVPGEPDGPPGRDAPPRHGRRVLATVIGAATLVAAVLVAAVWVVVPRGGAEPPVVVPSFETPEPVADPGPLQPAGTTSAPVVPAGDGDLGLDRPVSRLGCSGQDVVVVGAAVDPARYVEDVTMHLDRHPGSDYLLSLRSCSSFRPRTPDGNLIYAVYLGPFPSRDRACTALRAAGGDSYIQPLGAAPRTPGDDVC comes from the coding sequence ATGGACGGCGCGTTCACGGCCGGGACGGTGTTCGGCGACTTCGAGATCCGCGGACGGCTCGGTGCGGGTGGGATGGGCGAGGTCTTCCGGGCCTTCGACCACCGGCACGGCGGCGAGGTCGCGCTGAAGGTGCTGTCCGCGCACCTCGCGGGCGACCGCGTCACCGTCGAGCGGTTCCGGCGGGAGGCCCGTGCGGCGTTCGAGCTGCGCGACCCGCACGTCGTCCCGGTACACGGCTACGGGGAGATCGACGGGCGGCTGTACCTGTCGATGCGGCTGATCGACGGCGAGGACCTGGCGCGGCTGCTGGCGCGGCGGGCGCCGCTGCCCGCCGCCCGTGCCGCCGGGATCGTCCGCCAGGCCGCGCACGCGCTCGACGCCGCGCACGCCGCCGGGCTGGTGCACCGCGACGTCAAGCCGGCGAACCTGCTGGTCGTCGAGGCCCGCGACGACTTCACCTACCTCGTCGACTTCGGGATCGCCCGGGTCGTCGGGCCCGAGCCGACGGCGCCGACCGCGCTCACCGCCACCGGCGCGACCGTCGGCACGCTCGGCTACCTCGCACCGGAGCGGCTCCGCTCGTCCGACGCGGCGGTCGACGGCCGGGCCGACGTCTACTCGCTGACCTGCGTGCTGTTCGAGATGCTCACCGGGCGGCAGCCGTTCCCCGGCACCGACCCGGCCGCCGTCCTGTCCGCGCACCTGGTCACGCCGCCGCCGCGGGTCACCGCGCTGCGCCCCGACCTCGCCCCCGGCTGGGACGAGGTGGTGGCCCGCGGGATGGCGAAGGACCCCGGCGACCGCCCCGCCACCGCCGGGGCACTCGCCGCGCAGGTGCAGGCACTGGTGGAGGCCGCACCCGTGGCTCCCCCGCCGACCCGGCCGGAGGTCCCACCACCGACCCTGCGCGACGACGACCGGGACCCCTGGATCGTCCCCGGCGAGCCGGACGGTCCCCCCGGCCGGGACGCCCCGCCACGCCACGGCCGCCGGGTGCTCGCGACCGTCATCGGTGCGGCCACGCTGGTGGCCGCCGTGCTGGTCGCCGCGGTGTGGGTGGTCGTGCCCCGCGGCGGCGCCGAGCCGCCGGTCGTCGTCCCGTCGTTCGAGACGCCGGAGCCCGTCGCCGACCCGGGTCCGCTGCAGCCCGCGGGTACGACGTCGGCACCCGTGGTCCCGGCCGGTGACGGCGACCTCGGCCTGGACCGCCCGGTGAGCCGGCTCGGCTGCTCCGGGCAGGACGTGGTCGTCGTCGGGGCGGCGGTCGATCCGGCACGCTACGTCGAGGACGTCACGATGCACCTGGACCGGCACCCGGGGTCGGACTACCTGCTGTCGCTGCGGAGCTGCTCGTCGTTCCGGCCGCGGACCCCGGACGGGAACCTCATCTACGCCGTCTACCTCGGGCCGTTCCCGAGCCGCGACCGTGCCTGCACGGCGCTGCGTGCGGCGGGCGGTGACTCCTACATCCAGCCGCTCGGGGCGGCACCGCGCACCCCCGGCGACGACGTGTGCTGA
- a CDS encoding methyltransferase domain-containing protein: MPRDTYTHGHPEVVVRSHAARTAENSCGYLLPHLAPGTDLLDVGCGPGSITADLAARVAPGRVRGIEVVADTLDRARAGAAERGVTVEFAVDDGYALSDPDDTWDVVHAHQVLQHVSDPVAVLREMRRVARPGGIVAARDADYAGFQWWPHDPRLDRWLELYRAVAHGNDAEPDAGRRLLGWAHAAGFAEVTPSASVWCYATPDERAAWGGMWADRIHTGVGRMAVERGLAEEPELDGISQAWREWAAHPDGWFLIPHGEVLCRI, translated from the coding sequence ATGCCCCGCGACACCTACACCCACGGCCACCCCGAGGTCGTCGTCCGCTCGCACGCGGCGCGCACCGCGGAGAACTCGTGCGGCTACCTGCTGCCGCACCTCGCACCCGGCACCGACCTGCTCGACGTCGGCTGCGGGCCGGGCAGCATCACCGCCGACCTCGCCGCGCGGGTCGCGCCCGGCCGGGTCCGCGGGATCGAGGTCGTCGCGGACACGCTCGACCGGGCCAGGGCCGGTGCCGCCGAACGTGGTGTGACCGTCGAGTTCGCCGTCGACGACGGCTACGCCCTCTCCGATCCCGACGACACCTGGGACGTCGTGCACGCCCACCAGGTGCTGCAGCACGTCTCGGACCCGGTCGCGGTGCTGCGCGAGATGCGCCGGGTCGCCCGCCCCGGCGGCATCGTCGCCGCCCGCGACGCCGACTACGCCGGGTTCCAGTGGTGGCCGCACGACCCGCGGCTGGACCGCTGGCTGGAGCTGTACCGGGCGGTGGCCCACGGCAACGACGCCGAGCCCGACGCCGGACGCCGGCTGCTCGGCTGGGCGCACGCCGCCGGGTTCGCCGAGGTGACGCCGTCGGCCTCGGTCTGGTGCTACGCGACACCGGACGAGCGCGCCGCCTGGGGCGGCATGTGGGCGGACCGGATCCACACGGGCGTGGGGCGGATGGCCGTCGAGCGGGGGCTCGCCGAGGAGCCCGAGCTGGACGGCATCTCGCAGGCCTGGCGCGAGTGGGCGGCACATCCCGACGGCTGGTTCCTGATCCCGCACGGCGAGGTGCTCTGCCGGATCTGA
- a CDS encoding DUF2256 and DUF3253 domain-containing protein, producing the protein MEEKTCAVCGRRIEWRRKWARDWDQVRYCSAGCRRRGVTPVDRDLEDAITRLLDGRRAGATICPSEAARDVAPDGWRDLMEPARMAARRLVDAGTVEIVQKGAVVDPSTARGAIRIRRAR; encoded by the coding sequence GTGGAGGAGAAGACCTGCGCCGTCTGCGGGCGCCGGATCGAGTGGCGCCGGAAGTGGGCGCGCGACTGGGACCAGGTGCGGTACTGCTCGGCGGGCTGCCGGCGCCGCGGGGTGACGCCGGTCGACCGCGACCTGGAGGACGCGATCACCCGCCTGCTCGACGGCCGGCGGGCCGGGGCGACGATCTGCCCGTCCGAGGCGGCCCGCGACGTCGCCCCCGACGGCTGGCGGGACCTCATGGAACCGGCCCGGATGGCCGCCCGCCGGCTGGTCGACGCCGGCACCGTCGAGATCGTCCAGAAGGGTGCGGTCGTCGACCCGTCGACGGCGCGCGGCGCGATCCGGATCCGCCGGGCGCGGTGA
- a CDS encoding shikimate dehydrogenase: MSTPVRRAAVLGSPIAHSLSPALHNAAYAALGLDGWHYDRFEIDEAGLAGFVGGLGPEWAGLSLTMPLKRVLLDVADRVAPGAAAIGAGNTLVFGPQGAVAHNTDVTGIAESLRAAGAGTGRAVVLGAGGTAQAAVAALHDLEVDHVDVLVRDAGRAGALRETADRLDVEPEVHAVLTDAAAAARLLDGADVVVSTLPAGVADALAGARWRPGTVLLDSVYAPWPTVVAGGAAAAGATIVSGLEMLLRQAIAQVELMTGRPGPEAAMRGALDAAVLARG; encoded by the coding sequence GTGAGCACCCCCGTCCGCCGCGCCGCCGTCCTCGGCTCCCCGATCGCGCACTCGCTGTCCCCCGCACTGCACAACGCGGCCTACGCCGCGCTCGGCCTGGACGGCTGGCACTACGACCGGTTCGAGATCGACGAGGCGGGGCTGGCCGGGTTCGTCGGGGGGCTCGGCCCGGAGTGGGCGGGCCTGTCGCTGACGATGCCGCTCAAGCGAGTGCTGCTCGACGTCGCCGACCGGGTCGCGCCGGGCGCGGCGGCGATCGGCGCGGGGAACACCCTCGTGTTCGGGCCGCAGGGCGCCGTCGCGCACAACACCGACGTCACCGGCATCGCGGAGTCGCTGCGCGCGGCCGGGGCGGGCACCGGGCGGGCGGTCGTCCTCGGGGCGGGCGGGACGGCGCAGGCCGCCGTCGCCGCGCTGCACGACCTGGAGGTCGACCACGTCGACGTCCTGGTCCGCGACGCCGGGCGGGCCGGCGCGCTGCGCGAGACCGCCGACCGGCTCGACGTCGAGCCGGAGGTGCACGCCGTCCTCACCGACGCGGCCGCCGCCGCCCGGCTGCTCGACGGCGCCGACGTCGTCGTCTCGACGCTGCCCGCCGGTGTGGCGGACGCGCTGGCGGGGGCCCGCTGGCGGCCGGGCACCGTCCTGCTGGACTCGGTCTACGCGCCCTGGCCGACGGTCGTCGCGGGTGGTGCCGCCGCGGCCGGGGCGACGATCGTCTCCGGCCTGGAGATGCTGCTGCGGCAGGCGATCGCGCAGGTCGAGCTCATGACCGGGCGTCCGGGGCCGGAAGCGGCGATGCGCGGCGCCCTCGACGCCGCGGTGCTCGCCCGGGGCTGA
- a CDS encoding nicotinamide mononucleotide transporter family protein — protein MDLLLHHGPTLFGQFVSWAEMIGQIGALAVVFLARRRSLATWPVQMAACALLFAVYASAHLGGLAFRQVIVFAISVFGLVAWMRQRDPVYGLAVRHGTWPQRLGLAGLLVGGTVAMALVLDALGASWAPWPDAAIFVGTAVAFLAQGLRLIEFWAIWLLVDAIGVPLQMASGLWFSAAVYVVFAGLVVHGWWSWARSRRTVDTAGREPSRAG, from the coding sequence GTGGACCTGCTGCTGCACCACGGACCGACCCTGTTCGGCCAGTTCGTGTCCTGGGCCGAGATGATCGGCCAGATCGGCGCGCTCGCCGTGGTGTTCCTCGCCCGGCGCCGCAGCCTCGCGACCTGGCCGGTGCAGATGGCGGCGTGCGCGCTGCTGTTCGCGGTCTACGCGTCCGCGCACCTGGGCGGATTGGCGTTCCGCCAGGTGATCGTGTTCGCGATCTCGGTGTTCGGGCTGGTCGCGTGGATGCGGCAGCGCGACCCCGTCTACGGGCTCGCGGTGCGGCACGGGACGTGGCCGCAGCGGCTCGGGCTGGCCGGGCTGCTGGTCGGCGGCACCGTCGCGATGGCGCTGGTCCTCGACGCGCTGGGTGCCTCCTGGGCCCCCTGGCCGGACGCCGCGATCTTCGTCGGGACGGCCGTCGCGTTCCTCGCCCAGGGGCTGCGGCTGATCGAGTTCTGGGCGATCTGGCTGCTCGTGGACGCGATCGGCGTGCCGCTGCAGATGGCGTCCGGGCTCTGGTTCTCGGCCGCCGTCTACGTCGTGTTCGCCGGGCTGGTCGTGCACGGCTGGTGGAGCTGGGCGCGGTCCCGGCGCACCGTGGACACCGCCGGGCGGGAGCCGTCCCGGGCGGGCTGA
- a CDS encoding PLP-dependent cysteine synthase family protein yields MGTGPVHDSVLDGIGATPLVRLNRVVPEGGAPVWVKTEWANPGGSVKDRAALAMVLDAEATGALPPGGTIVEGTSGNTGIGLAMVAAARGHRAVLVVPDRTTTEKIALLRAYGAEVVTTPGLVPREDPRHVQQLAARIARETPGGWLADQYGNPANPDVHERTTGPEIWAQTGGRITHLVAGAGTGGTVTGAGRYLAGHGVEIVAADPWTSRYGGGDGSPYYVEAVGHYLHPLTGTDSWPAVYDTAVPHRTERIGDGESLRTVRRLAREEGLLVGGSAGLAVAAALRVSATAGPDGLVVAVLPDSGRIYLSKYFDDTWLTTLGFLDAETGPRVRDVIGPYEPGLRVAPATATVAELREVLDAGPVPDAVPVVHPRETDGTTWSAPDVIGCVRTGDLAGLAADDHVGTHAGPPPATVGHGETVDAAAARLDAAGVRSRDPLLVLVDGRAVTQVRRSALG; encoded by the coding sequence ATGGGAACGGGACCGGTCCACGACTCGGTGCTCGACGGGATCGGCGCGACCCCGCTGGTGCGGCTCAACCGGGTCGTACCGGAGGGCGGCGCGCCGGTGTGGGTGAAGACCGAGTGGGCGAACCCCGGCGGCTCGGTGAAGGACCGCGCGGCGCTGGCGATGGTGCTCGACGCCGAGGCGACCGGCGCGCTGCCGCCGGGCGGCACGATCGTCGAGGGCACCTCCGGCAACACCGGCATCGGCCTGGCGATGGTGGCGGCCGCCCGCGGGCACCGGGCAGTGCTCGTCGTCCCGGACCGCACGACGACGGAGAAGATCGCGCTGCTGCGGGCCTACGGCGCCGAGGTCGTGACGACCCCCGGGCTGGTGCCGCGCGAGGACCCGCGGCACGTCCAGCAGCTGGCGGCCCGGATCGCGCGGGAGACGCCCGGCGGCTGGCTCGCCGACCAGTACGGCAACCCGGCCAACCCGGACGTCCACGAGCGCACCACCGGGCCGGAGATCTGGGCGCAGACGGGCGGCCGGATCACCCACCTCGTCGCCGGGGCCGGGACGGGCGGGACCGTCACCGGCGCCGGCCGGTACCTGGCCGGGCACGGCGTGGAGATCGTCGCGGCCGATCCGTGGACCTCCCGCTACGGCGGCGGCGACGGCAGCCCCTACTACGTCGAGGCCGTCGGGCACTACCTGCACCCGCTGACCGGGACCGACAGCTGGCCCGCCGTCTACGACACCGCCGTCCCGCACCGGACCGAGCGGATCGGCGACGGCGAGTCGCTGCGCACCGTGCGCCGCCTGGCCCGCGAGGAGGGACTGCTGGTCGGCGGCTCCGCCGGGCTGGCCGTCGCGGCGGCGCTGCGGGTCTCCGCGACGGCCGGCCCGGACGGCCTGGTCGTCGCCGTGCTGCCGGACTCGGGCCGGATCTACCTGTCGAAGTACTTCGACGACACCTGGCTGACCACCCTCGGCTTCCTCGACGCCGAGACCGGGCCACGGGTCCGCGACGTGATCGGCCCGTACGAGCCCGGCCTGCGCGTGGCCCCGGCGACCGCAACCGTCGCCGAGCTGCGCGAGGTGCTGGACGCCGGCCCCGTTCCCGACGCCGTCCCCGTCGTGCACCCGCGCGAGACCGACGGGACGACGTGGTCGGCCCCGGACGTCATCGGCTGTGTGCGGACCGGTGACCTGGCCGGGCTCGCCGCCGACGACCACGTCGGCACGCACGCCGGGCCGCCGCCCGCGACCGTCGGGCACGGGGAGACCGTCGACGCGGCCGCCGCCCGGCTCGACGCCGCCGGCGTCCGGTCGCGTGACCCGCTGCTCGTCCTGGTGGACGGGCGGGCCGTCACCCAGGTCCGCCGCTCCGCGCTCGGCTGA